Proteins encoded in a region of the Zea mays cultivar B73 chromosome 4, Zm-B73-REFERENCE-NAM-5.0, whole genome shotgun sequence genome:
- the LOC103653035 gene encoding uncharacterized protein has product MGGGVMRTAAKVSIAGGAAAAKSGRFRNAAPVFATAPAAAGSEAAPLVSVSSGEVPPAAAQWAASWELDDWEFADWRDDAAAAAAVVEREATAAAAKPRLVFAPPSREEAEEATTELRDAVERAYFNESPVEVVKEQDKEFNKLATDAMIPSMPGHVVQAFTLLKSSTEAQSVVASLASDRNVWDAVLKNEKVMEFYKTHQTTLVQTSPNEAVTVELPGKLEDAASENTSSGELPAGSGLSFSDFVDNAKKTVMDVVHNITDFFKDLFDDSAKTQTGAGPSAAEKGPSTADMAVGGSFMALAIAVILVVMFKRA; this is encoded by the exons ATGGGGGGAGGAGTCATGCGCACCGCCGCGAAGGTCAGCATCGCcgggggcgcggcggcggcgaaaAGCGGCCGGTTCCGCAACGCCGCTCCGGTCTTCGCCACGGCCCCCGCCGCCGCGGGTTCCGAAGCGGCGCCGCTTGTCTCCGTCTCGAGTGGCGAGGTGCCCCCCGCCGCGGCGCAGTGGGCGGCGTCCTGGGAGCTGGACGACTGGGAGTTTGCGGACTGGAGGGACgacgccgcggcggcggcggcggtagtGGAGAGGGAGGCAACGGCGGCCGCCGCCAAGCCCAGGCTGGTCTTCGCGCCGCCGTCGAGGGAGGAGGCCGAGGAGGCCACGACCGAGCTCAGGGACGCCGTAGAGAG GGCTTATTTCAACGAGTCGCCAGTTGAGGTTGTTAAGGAACAAGATAAAGAGTTTAATAAACTGGCAACTGATGCCATGATTCCTTCTATGCCTGGACATGTGGTTCAAGCTTTTACGTTGCTGAAATCAAGCACGGAGGCTCAG AGTGTTGTCGCCTCCCTTGCATCAGATAGAAATGTCTGGGATGCAGTATTGAAGAACGAGAAGGTTATGGAGTTTTATAAGACTCACCAGACAA CTCTAGTTCAGACATCCCCTAACGAAGCCGTCACAGTAGAGTTGCCGGGGAAGCTGGAAGATGCTGCCTCTGAAAACACATCCAGCGGCGAACTCCCCGCTGGCTCAGGCCTGAGTTTCTCCGATTTCGTGGACAATGCGAAGAAGACAGTGATGGACGTGGTCCATAACATAACCGACTTCTTCAAGGACTTGTTCGACGACTCAGCCAAGACCCAGACTGGGGCAGGCCCTTCAGCAGCTGAGAAGGGCCCTTCTACGGCAGATATGGCTGTCGGCGGATCCTTCATGGCTCTGGCCATAGCGGTCATCCTAGTTGTTATGTTCAAGAGGGCATGA